In Natronomonas halophila, one DNA window encodes the following:
- a CDS encoding type II secretion system protein: MTAIERLARLSPRETAPDSLAEVAPFLDEEPSILAAGADVVGAIATVPVVLIALVLGRAELLLVAFGVGLGAAVAVRGVLLAVANLRESRALGAAPTLVGRAVLRLRIAPTAEGAAAFAARTDGLLGDRLAEHVRRARGTPRSGLGAFADGWRDTFPALYRAVTLLEAAANAPDDERDRALDRAMETVLDGAETRAAEAADSLQGPTTAVYAFGVLLPLALVAVLPAAGAAGVEAALPAVVVVYDVVLPAGLCCAAGWLLAARPVAFPPVPVGRDHPDVPDRRWPPVVVGLAVAVGSWLVVGTLLPAWTRPLAAVGFGGGAALICWFRPIVSVRRRASRFDAGLPDALYLVGRRVADGVAVERAVADAADDLDGVVGETFTAAERRGRQLRVGVETAFDGALDGVPSKRGESAARLLGLAAREGPPAGRALVETADHLDALARVEAEARRDLGRVTATLGNTAAFFGPLVGGATVALADSIDASTVIDGSSPDAAALGPAIGAYVLLTAVVLTALATGLSRGLDRATVGYRIGIALPLATSTYLAGFAAASVAAGGL, translated from the coding sequence ATGACGGCAATCGAACGCCTCGCGCGGCTCTCACCGCGGGAGACGGCCCCCGACTCGTTGGCCGAAGTCGCACCGTTCCTCGACGAGGAACCGTCGATACTGGCCGCCGGCGCGGACGTCGTCGGCGCCATCGCGACGGTTCCAGTTGTCCTCATCGCGCTCGTGCTTGGACGGGCGGAACTCTTGCTGGTCGCTTTCGGCGTCGGCCTCGGTGCCGCCGTCGCCGTCCGTGGCGTACTCCTCGCCGTCGCCAACCTCCGCGAAAGCCGGGCGCTCGGTGCGGCGCCGACCCTCGTCGGGCGGGCGGTCCTCCGGTTGCGCATCGCCCCGACGGCGGAGGGGGCGGCCGCATTTGCGGCGAGGACCGATGGCCTGCTCGGCGACCGTCTGGCCGAACACGTCAGACGGGCGCGGGGGACGCCCCGTTCCGGACTCGGCGCCTTCGCCGACGGCTGGCGTGACACCTTCCCGGCGCTCTATCGGGCCGTGACGCTGCTGGAGGCGGCCGCGAACGCCCCCGACGACGAGCGCGACCGGGCACTCGACCGCGCGATGGAGACGGTCCTTGATGGGGCCGAGACTCGTGCTGCTGAAGCAGCCGATTCGCTTCAGGGACCGACGACGGCGGTCTACGCGTTCGGCGTGCTCCTGCCGCTGGCGCTCGTGGCCGTCCTGCCGGCGGCCGGCGCGGCCGGCGTCGAGGCCGCCCTTCCCGCGGTCGTCGTGGTCTACGACGTGGTGTTGCCCGCCGGGCTCTGCTGTGCGGCCGGCTGGCTGCTGGCGGCCCGCCCGGTCGCCTTCCCGCCGGTCCCCGTCGGCCGCGACCATCCCGACGTCCCGGACCGTCGGTGGCCGCCGGTCGTCGTGGGTTTGGCTGTCGCCGTCGGTAGTTGGCTCGTCGTCGGCACTCTCCTCCCGGCGTGGACTCGACCGCTGGCGGCCGTCGGATTCGGAGGCGGGGCGGCCCTCATCTGCTGGTTTCGCCCCATCGTTTCGGTTCGACGGCGTGCGAGTCGGTTCGACGCCGGCCTCCCGGACGCGCTATATCTCGTCGGCCGGCGCGTGGCCGACGGCGTGGCCGTCGAGCGCGCCGTTGCCGACGCCGCAGATGACCTCGATGGCGTCGTCGGCGAGACGTTCACCGCAGCCGAGCGGCGGGGCCGCCAACTCCGGGTCGGCGTCGAGACGGCTTTCGATGGCGCCCTCGACGGCGTGCCGAGCAAACGGGGCGAAAGCGCCGCGCGCTTGCTCGGTTTGGCGGCCCGCGAGGGCCCGCCGGCCGGCCGCGCGCTCGTCGAAACCGCCGACCACCTCGATGCGCTCGCCCGCGTGGAGGCGGAGGCCCGCCGCGACCTCGGCCGGGTCACCGCGACGCTCGGCAACACCGCGGCTTTCTTCGGCCCGCTCGTCGGTGGCGCGACGGTCGCCCTTGCCGATAGCATCGACGCCAGCACTGTCATCGATGGCAGCTCCCCGGATGCCGCCGCGCTCGGCCCCGCTATCGGCGCGTATGTCCTCCTGACGGCAGTGGTTCTGACGGCACTGGCGACGGGCCTTTCGCGGGGACTCGACCGGGCGACGGTGGGCTACCGAATCGGTATCGCCCTCCCTCTGGCGACGTCGACGTATCTCGCCGGCTTCGCCGCCGCCTCGGTCGCGGCCGGGGGTTTATAA
- a CDS encoding DUF7284 family protein, translating into MARGVSTVLDVAVCLLLVGAAMTTLTVGIPNGGRHTVGDSTTPDADVPARTLATVTADVSAPRNRTVHGTLADHLGRAAVANTSLDGDSLSDGEYAGAVATETAETTGRRVAVTARWEPYPGAPLRGTVTAGRMPPTDADVAVTRHVVATGIDASMADPDSFGTLARALATAYVEWRFPPERTRAALVDERTAPATADRYRTAAAPLGADIEGALAEADTRRTNELLANALANRLEADLRERYDTPAAAAEASAPDRTVLVVRRWDR; encoded by the coding sequence GTGGCCCGCGGCGTGAGCACCGTCCTCGACGTAGCGGTCTGTCTCCTGCTGGTCGGCGCGGCGATGACGACGCTGACTGTCGGGATTCCGAACGGAGGACGCCACACGGTCGGCGACTCGACGACTCCCGACGCGGACGTGCCCGCCCGAACGCTCGCGACTGTGACGGCTGACGTCTCCGCCCCTCGAAATCGAACGGTTCACGGCACGCTAGCGGACCATCTCGGACGAGCCGCTGTGGCGAATACCTCGCTCGATGGCGACTCGCTGTCGGACGGGGAGTATGCCGGCGCGGTCGCGACGGAAACGGCCGAAACGACCGGACGACGGGTCGCAGTCACGGCACGCTGGGAACCGTATCCCGGGGCACCGCTTCGGGGAACGGTGACGGCAGGACGAATGCCGCCGACGGACGCCGACGTCGCAGTCACGAGACACGTCGTCGCCACCGGTATCGACGCTTCCATGGCGGACCCGGATTCCTTCGGCACGCTGGCACGAGCGCTCGCGACGGCGTATGTCGAGTGGCGTTTTCCGCCGGAGCGAACGCGTGCCGCGCTGGTCGACGAGCGGACCGCACCGGCAACCGCCGATCGCTATCGGACGGCGGCAGCGCCGCTCGGCGCGGATATCGAGGGCGCACTCGCTGAGGCGGACACCCGACGAACAAACGAGTTGCTCGCGAACGCGCTGGCCAACCGTCTCGAAGCCGACCTCCGAGAGCGGTACGATACGCCCGCGGCCGCCGCCGAGGCGAGCGCTCCCGACCGAACGGTACTCGTCGTCCGGCGGTGGGACAGATGA
- a CDS encoding SDR family oxidoreductase, which produces MKVGILGCGYVGLELARQLQDDHDVVGVRRSEAGLAAVEETGAEAVQADVTDAEALEAVPDVDALVFAASSGGRGAEAARRVYVEGLRTAIESFGARADSPDRLVYTSSTGVYGDHDGNWVDEETPLEPTTEKTKVLAEAERIAREVAPDYGIDGAVARFAGLYGPDRYRLERYLEGPVTEGYLNMIHQEDAAGVVRFMLTDTDADLLLAVDDEPVNKWAFADWLADECGVEQPPKRTKAERLDDDISEAARRRILTSKRCLNDRLRESGYEFRYPTYREGYRDAIDAYRNRQ; this is translated from the coding sequence ATGAAGGTGGGCATTCTCGGCTGTGGCTACGTCGGCCTGGAGTTGGCCCGCCAGCTACAGGACGACCACGACGTCGTCGGCGTTCGCCGCTCGGAGGCGGGGCTGGCGGCCGTCGAGGAGACGGGCGCCGAGGCCGTACAGGCCGACGTCACGGACGCCGAGGCGCTCGAAGCGGTTCCCGACGTGGACGCGCTGGTGTTCGCGGCCTCCTCGGGCGGCCGCGGCGCCGAGGCCGCCCGCCGTGTCTACGTCGAGGGGCTTCGGACCGCCATCGAATCCTTCGGCGCTCGCGCAGATTCGCCGGACAGACTCGTCTACACGTCGAGTACGGGCGTCTATGGCGACCACGATGGCAACTGGGTCGACGAGGAGACCCCGCTAGAGCCGACCACGGAGAAGACGAAAGTGCTGGCGGAGGCCGAACGAATCGCCCGCGAGGTTGCTCCCGACTACGGCATCGACGGCGCAGTTGCGCGGTTTGCGGGCCTCTACGGCCCGGACCGCTATCGGCTCGAACGGTATCTGGAAGGGCCGGTTACCGAAGGGTATCTGAACATGATTCATCAGGAAGACGCCGCGGGCGTCGTCCGCTTTATGCTGACCGACACCGATGCGGACCTGCTTTTGGCCGTCGACGACGAACCGGTCAACAAGTGGGCCTTCGCCGACTGGCTGGCCGACGAATGCGGCGTCGAGCAGCCACCCAAGCGGACGAAAGCCGAGCGACTCGACGACGATATCTCCGAGGCGGCCCGTCGTCGTATCCTGACGAGCAAGCGCTGCTTGAACGACCGGCTTCGCGAGTCGGGCTACGAGTTCCGCTATCCGACCTATCGAGAGGGGTATCGGGACGCCATCGACGCCTACCGAAACCGGCAATAA
- a CDS encoding DUF7286 family protein yields MNDRARVPFALVGVLLLVSSTTLTATIGTEAPADRPSVDRAMDGATAESVTALRAAADEAATEAAAAPVTRPANTTAGRALNDTQPFRDALRLRLYLAARERLTPVAVERGGVTATASLPAVESTTRGYREAIDHVTVERAGEDRAALRVTIENVTLTATRGERQVAETERSPTFVVANPALLLHDRTERFERRATAPVTETGISRRLTARLYPIAWTRGYAQHGGAPIANVVGTRHVELATNDALVAEQQAVFGATDPDGHRGVAAAGRRVATTDALLGAGGDEKWVDAVLGGANEVGQSDSGSQPVGAWRSEPPAAEVSVGVNRSADHAYAEVVGIRGEDQIARHIDRAHTVEARVDASVENRGSYSTGERSPGGDWTLVDVRRETSVSLDDAEAAADDESDWTTRRARAFEAVETATTTRTWRQGNRTTTTVRTSKRRYRVSVTLRARTAPIDGVPSGRLDGALAPATDRATDEALREAGGFRTAARSVVSGGWSPTTATATADRTVSRADVLHTVRPLRETTRNHTVRLPAPAVGAGRANPPARLRESLADRREELLGPPDRSAEPRAKRAGRAAYLDALGAELDGRADTHAETNTGIEAALGEHLPADRLDGALAAHRAARRPDPPRTADPAGNLSFAVETGPSYLTTGSVARDRIGARGEGRITPLATRNVNVFTSPHDGVAQSIVDRIPYLGADRIALSTAASTLLAAERSDTDAPDLEREVGSANAHVRGALVAVMVDEGISERDARAALETDAGTAEAALALANGTTADRAAATVADSEAERDRLRVRLRRRLDATLAEKGARPPRSATTPIPEALRAEYSRELRRVAADGIEAEIADKRKRLLGKRLGALPAGLPIAPVPGYWYATANVWYVEAAGEYERFVVRADRGGPSGAVTYIRDGRAARIDSRDARLGTAERVPVRLSTAVVVVVPPGPRGVGDTDGVADERSQGWPP; encoded by the coding sequence ATGAACGACCGTGCGCGCGTCCCGTTCGCGCTCGTCGGCGTGCTCCTGTTGGTCTCCAGTACGACGCTGACCGCGACCATCGGCACGGAGGCGCCCGCCGACCGGCCGTCGGTCGACCGGGCGATGGATGGCGCGACCGCCGAATCAGTGACCGCGCTCCGGGCGGCGGCCGACGAGGCAGCGACCGAGGCGGCGGCCGCTCCGGTGACGCGCCCGGCGAACACGACGGCCGGCCGAGCGCTGAACGACACTCAGCCGTTCCGGGACGCGCTCCGATTACGGCTGTATCTGGCCGCCCGCGAGCGCCTCACTCCGGTCGCCGTCGAACGCGGTGGTGTCACCGCGACGGCGTCGCTGCCGGCCGTCGAGTCGACGACTCGCGGCTACCGCGAGGCCATCGACCACGTCACGGTCGAACGGGCCGGCGAGGACAGGGCGGCCCTTCGGGTGACCATCGAGAACGTCACACTGACCGCGACTCGCGGTGAGCGGCAGGTCGCCGAAACCGAACGGTCGCCGACCTTCGTCGTTGCCAATCCCGCGCTGTTGCTCCACGACCGAACGGAACGCTTCGAACGCCGGGCGACCGCGCCAGTGACCGAAACGGGTATCTCGCGTCGCCTGACAGCGCGGCTCTATCCGATTGCATGGACCCGCGGGTATGCCCAGCACGGTGGCGCGCCGATAGCCAACGTCGTCGGCACGCGACACGTCGAACTGGCGACTAACGACGCGCTCGTCGCCGAACAGCAGGCCGTCTTCGGCGCCACCGACCCCGACGGCCACCGGGGCGTCGCCGCTGCGGGTCGGCGTGTCGCGACCACGGACGCCCTGCTCGGTGCCGGTGGTGACGAGAAATGGGTCGACGCGGTCCTCGGTGGTGCCAACGAGGTCGGCCAGTCCGACTCCGGCAGCCAACCGGTCGGCGCCTGGCGCTCCGAACCGCCGGCCGCCGAGGTGTCAGTGGGCGTCAACCGCTCGGCGGACCACGCCTACGCCGAGGTGGTCGGCATCCGCGGCGAGGACCAGATCGCTCGGCACATCGACCGGGCACACACCGTCGAGGCCCGCGTCGACGCCTCGGTCGAGAACCGGGGCAGCTACTCGACCGGCGAGCGCTCGCCCGGCGGCGACTGGACGCTCGTCGACGTGCGGCGCGAAACGAGCGTCTCGCTCGATGACGCCGAAGCGGCGGCAGACGACGAATCGGACTGGACGACACGACGAGCGAGGGCTTTCGAGGCGGTGGAGACGGCAACCACGACGCGGACGTGGCGGCAAGGAAACCGGACGACAACAACGGTACGGACGAGCAAGCGTCGCTATCGGGTTTCCGTCACCCTTCGCGCTCGAACGGCACCCATCGACGGGGTTCCGAGCGGCCGCCTCGACGGCGCACTGGCCCCTGCGACCGACCGGGCGACCGACGAGGCGCTTCGCGAGGCGGGCGGCTTCCGGACGGCCGCCCGAAGCGTCGTCTCCGGCGGATGGTCCCCGACGACGGCGACGGCGACCGCCGACCGGACCGTCTCACGGGCTGACGTTCTGCACACCGTTCGACCGCTACGCGAAACGACGCGCAACCACACCGTTCGACTGCCCGCGCCGGCGGTCGGTGCCGGCCGAGCGAACCCGCCGGCCCGACTGCGCGAGAGCCTCGCGGACCGCCGTGAGGAACTGCTCGGCCCGCCCGACCGGTCGGCCGAGCCGCGGGCGAAACGCGCCGGCCGGGCCGCGTATCTCGACGCGCTGGGCGCGGAACTCGACGGCCGGGCGGATACCCACGCCGAGACCAACACCGGTATTGAGGCAGCACTCGGCGAGCACCTCCCTGCCGACCGGCTCGACGGCGCGCTCGCGGCCCATCGGGCGGCCCGTCGTCCCGACCCGCCGCGAACCGCCGACCCGGCGGGGAACCTCTCGTTTGCGGTCGAAACCGGGCCGTCCTATCTCACGACGGGGTCGGTGGCCCGCGACCGAATCGGCGCTCGCGGCGAGGGTCGTATCACGCCGCTTGCGACCCGGAACGTGAACGTCTTCACCTCGCCGCACGACGGGGTCGCACAGTCGATCGTCGACCGGATTCCCTATCTCGGGGCGGACCGGATCGCCCTTTCGACGGCCGCCTCGACGCTCCTCGCGGCCGAGCGGTCGGATACTGACGCCCCGGACCTCGAGCGGGAAGTCGGATCGGCCAACGCCCACGTCCGTGGTGCGCTCGTCGCGGTCATGGTCGACGAGGGAATTTCCGAGCGGGACGCGAGGGCGGCGCTTGAAACCGATGCGGGGACCGCCGAGGCCGCCTTGGCGCTGGCGAACGGCACGACCGCCGACCGCGCGGCCGCGACCGTCGCCGACAGTGAGGCCGAACGGGACCGGCTTCGGGTCCGTCTGCGAAGGAGGCTCGATGCGACGCTCGCCGAGAAGGGCGCCCGCCCGCCACGAAGCGCCACGACGCCGATTCCCGAGGCGCTTCGCGCGGAATACAGCAGGGAACTCCGACGGGTGGCTGCCGATGGCATCGAGGCCGAAATCGCGGACAAACGGAAGCGGCTTCTCGGCAAGCGCCTCGGCGCGCTTCCGGCCGGCCTGCCGATTGCGCCGGTTCCGGGCTACTGGTATGCGACGGCCAACGTCTGGTACGTCGAGGCGGCCGGCGAGTACGAACGGTTCGTGGTCCGGGCCGACCGCGGTGGCCCGTCCGGCGCGGTGACCTACATCCGCGACGGGCGGGCGGCCCGAATCGATTCGCGAGACGCCCGCCTCGGCACTGCCGAGCGCGTTCCAGTCCGGCTCTCGACGGCCGTCGTGGTCGTCGTTCCGCCGGGTCCCCGCGGCGTCGGTGACACCGACGGCGTCGCCGACGAACGGTCTCAGGGGTGGCCGCCGTGA
- a CDS encoding DUF7285 family protein produces the protein MSSSSARAQVEPLAALAAVFAVGVGLTLYVGALDGALAALDDDREMAPTAADALVAEASSFGAVDPPLSAAAKRARPTGYRLNATLAAGGKRWQAGSPRSRRVDCVERRVSARTAPGTVHPGRLEVCVWPAA, from the coding sequence ATGTCGTCCTCGTCGGCTAGGGCACAGGTCGAACCGCTGGCCGCGCTGGCTGCGGTTTTCGCCGTCGGTGTCGGCCTGACGCTCTACGTCGGCGCGCTCGACGGGGCGCTTGCGGCGCTCGACGACGACCGCGAGATGGCGCCGACGGCGGCCGACGCGCTCGTCGCCGAAGCATCCTCCTTCGGCGCCGTCGACCCGCCGTTATCGGCGGCCGCGAAGCGTGCTCGCCCGACGGGCTATCGGCTGAACGCGACGCTCGCGGCCGGCGGAAAGCGGTGGCAGGCAGGTTCGCCCCGTTCACGCCGCGTCGATTGCGTCGAGCGACGGGTGAGCGCTCGCACCGCACCGGGGACGGTCCACCCCGGGCGTCTGGAGGTGTGCGTGTGGCCCGCGGCGTGA
- a CDS encoding DUF5791 family protein: protein MLHEVADDPGSHTPEELHERYEAELAGAVESHGVEEVAEESGVDAERLRALLDGETPEFTLEEAAAILSVLAEAPEAETIAMLVRDDLMMGMSMAVLDVEAIESGIGGQLEAKEIQSKLEGRFPMNLRELALLHQFIESKKR from the coding sequence ATGCTCCACGAAGTCGCCGACGACCCCGGGTCCCATACCCCGGAGGAACTTCACGAACGGTACGAGGCCGAACTGGCGGGCGCCGTCGAGTCCCACGGCGTCGAGGAAGTCGCCGAGGAATCCGGCGTCGATGCCGAACGGCTCCGCGCGCTGTTGGACGGCGAAACGCCCGAATTTACACTCGAAGAGGCCGCGGCCATCCTCTCGGTGCTCGCGGAGGCGCCCGAGGCCGAGACCATCGCCATGCTCGTTCGCGACGACCTGATGATGGGGATGTCGATGGCCGTCCTCGACGTCGAGGCCATCGAGTCCGGTATCGGCGGCCAACTCGAAGCGAAGGAAATCCAGTCGAAACTCGAAGGCCGCTTCCCGATGAACCTCCGGGAACTCGCCTTGCTCCATCAGTTCATCGAGAGCAAAAAGCGATGA
- a CDS encoding DUF7283 family protein — protein MFDVPVDAWYVYLGLAVASGATVTLAGAMPAAAPPDATGAARTVDSVAASQHASVGSHPLADADAVRVGADTLSLRGPGGTTHAGLGYGPVVLAPEGTPLGGVLRGEPPEQVFTSPARFERAVADRRATDPTWYRTDRLLVRRVTWEGTDVVLVG, from the coding sequence ATGTTCGACGTTCCCGTCGACGCCTGGTACGTCTATCTCGGTCTCGCCGTCGCCAGCGGGGCGACCGTCACGCTCGCGGGTGCGATGCCCGCCGCAGCGCCGCCGGACGCGACTGGTGCCGCTCGAACCGTCGATAGCGTCGCCGCCAGCCAGCACGCATCCGTCGGCAGCCACCCGCTCGCTGACGCCGACGCCGTTCGGGTGGGCGCCGATACCCTCTCGCTTCGCGGGCCGGGTGGGACGACCCATGCCGGCCTCGGCTACGGGCCGGTCGTCCTCGCTCCCGAAGGGACGCCGCTCGGGGGCGTCCTCCGCGGGGAACCGCCCGAGCAGGTCTTCACATCGCCGGCGCGGTTCGAGCGGGCGGTCGCCGACCGGCGGGCGACGGACCCGACGTGGTACCGCACCGACCGACTGCTCGTCAGGCGGGTCACGTGGGAGGGAACCGATGTCGTCCTCGTCGGCTAG
- a CDS encoding stage II sporulation protein M — protein sequence MDAATALKSAAAVLQRPSNILPAYFLTPAVSAVTRTVSLFGIAVVYLYLETTGRLARFREELAARDIESPPSAETNPDAFDTWVREITPLVETVVTPTTVAIVAATILATIVVSVILVAVASAAQLSASHARLCSERGTTAALRGGRRFWGPILVLRLLELALWAGILAAVGIVIAVVSLLSPIVAALVALAAFPVTVGLLVGIRLVFIFAPVAVIVDEGTVGPSLRRSVGFLTDNPVAAGAYVLIALGGFLTVGSLGGAFATQGSGVLFGLLGFTLLSPGLDLVKTAFYGDYRGEVDPPGAPEGPLGGRFRAGLSRGIGELFAFVRGHPLLHVASLAVGVAGFALGWVAIEPFLGGVSTSIADRLAGHNPLVAAVEFGANNWTVAVSSAFAGLVLAVPAAGALLFNGFVFGVIARTEETLLELLAFVVPHGILEIPAFIVAGALGFWLGGAGWRTLRGQASAEALADAIDRAFWVAIGLGVLLAIAAVIEGFVSPYYYRPFL from the coding sequence ATGGACGCCGCTACTGCCCTCAAGTCGGCCGCTGCGGTCCTCCAGCGGCCGTCGAACATCCTCCCCGCGTACTTCCTGACGCCGGCCGTCTCGGCGGTCACACGAACGGTCTCGCTTTTCGGTATCGCCGTCGTCTACCTGTATCTCGAAACGACCGGACGGCTCGCGCGGTTCCGCGAAGAACTCGCCGCGCGCGATATCGAGTCGCCGCCCTCGGCGGAGACCAACCCCGATGCCTTCGACACATGGGTCCGGGAAATTACGCCACTGGTCGAGACGGTCGTCACGCCCACGACCGTCGCCATCGTCGCGGCGACGATACTGGCCACGATAGTCGTCTCCGTCATCCTCGTCGCCGTCGCATCGGCTGCCCAACTGTCCGCCAGCCACGCGCGATTGTGTTCGGAACGCGGGACGACGGCCGCGCTTCGGGGCGGCCGCCGCTTCTGGGGACCGATACTCGTGCTCCGCCTGCTGGAACTCGCCCTCTGGGCGGGGATACTCGCCGCCGTCGGAATCGTTATCGCCGTCGTGTCGCTGCTCTCGCCGATAGTGGCCGCGCTGGTGGCTCTCGCAGCCTTCCCGGTGACCGTCGGACTGCTCGTCGGCATCCGTCTCGTGTTCATCTTCGCGCCGGTCGCCGTCATCGTCGACGAGGGAACCGTCGGCCCGAGCCTCAGACGGTCGGTTGGGTTTCTTACCGATAACCCGGTCGCTGCGGGCGCGTACGTCCTCATCGCGCTGGGCGGCTTTCTGACGGTCGGGTCCCTCGGCGGGGCCTTCGCCACACAGGGCAGCGGCGTCCTCTTCGGCCTGCTCGGCTTTACCCTGCTGTCGCCGGGACTGGACCTCGTGAAAACCGCCTTCTACGGGGATTACAGGGGGGAAGTCGACCCGCCAGGGGCTCCCGAGGGGCCACTCGGAGGCCGGTTCCGAGCCGGCCTCTCCCGCGGTATCGGCGAGCTATTCGCCTTCGTCCGGGGCCACCCTCTGCTGCATGTCGCCTCGCTTGCGGTCGGCGTCGCCGGGTTCGCGCTCGGGTGGGTCGCCATCGAGCCGTTCCTCGGGGGCGTCTCGACGTCCATTGCCGACCGACTGGCCGGCCACAACCCGCTCGTGGCGGCCGTCGAGTTCGGCGCGAACAACTGGACGGTCGCGGTGAGTTCGGCTTTCGCCGGCCTCGTGTTGGCGGTGCCGGCCGCGGGCGCGCTACTGTTCAACGGCTTCGTGTTCGGCGTCATCGCCCGCACCGAGGAGACGCTACTCGAACTGTTGGCCTTCGTCGTGCCGCACGGAATCCTCGAAATCCCGGCCTTCATCGTCGCGGGCGCGCTCGGCTTCTGGCTGGGCGGTGCCGGCTGGCGGACCCTCCGGGGGCAGGCCTCCGCCGAGGCGCTGGCCGATGCCATCGACCGCGCCTTCTGGGTCGCCATCGGTCTGGGGGTCCTGCTCGCTATCGCCGCCGTCATCGAGGGGTTCGTCAGCCCCTACTACTATCGACCGTTCCTGTAG
- a CDS encoding DHH family phosphoesterase yields the protein MQQTAAEDAFAVGQQLFEAITGNPERVLVVAAVALALVLFGVVLWSRFGRTPGDRFLDALAVSDGIAVLMHPNPDPDAMGSALAVATMADAVGTPATIQYPGEIRHPENRAFETVLDCSFERIDAASELHGEDVVLVDHNEPRGFGGADFIEPYAIVDHHPGNGEGEAFTDVRPDRGSCASILTEYLQQRGWSNDPEASGQVVSPRVATGLLYGIQSDTTAFTRGCTPAEFEAAAFLFPAANGDSLDRIANPEVDGETLDVKAKAIRDRKKDGSFLVSDVETLSNLDALPTAAEELVRLEGVSVSVIMGEADGAIHLSGRSRDDRVHMGKALQRATGELSDASAGGHARMGGGRIELPLSDSESGESVDLESRLFAAMKGEL from the coding sequence ATGCAGCAGACCGCGGCCGAGGACGCGTTCGCGGTCGGCCAGCAGCTTTTCGAGGCAATCACTGGGAATCCCGAGCGGGTGCTCGTCGTCGCCGCCGTCGCGCTCGCGCTCGTGCTGTTCGGCGTCGTGCTGTGGTCCCGATTCGGCCGGACGCCCGGCGACCGGTTTCTGGACGCCCTCGCCGTCTCCGACGGCATCGCGGTGCTGATGCACCCGAACCCGGACCCCGACGCGATGGGGTCGGCGCTGGCCGTCGCGACGATGGCTGACGCCGTGGGCACGCCCGCGACGATACAGTACCCCGGCGAGATACGCCATCCGGAGAACCGGGCCTTCGAGACGGTTCTGGACTGTTCCTTCGAGCGAATCGATGCGGCCTCGGAGTTACACGGCGAGGACGTGGTGCTCGTCGACCACAACGAACCCCGCGGCTTCGGCGGCGCCGATTTCATCGAACCGTACGCCATCGTCGACCACCATCCCGGAAACGGGGAGGGGGAGGCCTTCACCGACGTCCGCCCCGACCGGGGGTCGTGTGCGAGCATTCTCACCGAATACCTCCAGCAGCGTGGCTGGAGCAACGACCCGGAGGCCAGCGGACAGGTGGTCTCACCGCGGGTCGCGACCGGCCTGCTCTACGGCATCCAGTCGGATACGACGGCGTTCACCCGCGGCTGTACGCCCGCGGAGTTCGAGGCGGCGGCCTTCCTCTTTCCCGCAGCCAACGGGGATTCGCTGGACCGCATCGCCAACCCCGAGGTCGACGGCGAGACCCTCGACGTGAAGGCCAAGGCAATCCGTGACCGGAAGAAGGACGGGTCGTTCCTCGTCAGCGACGTCGAGACGCTGTCGAACCTCGATGCGCTACCGACCGCGGCCGAGGAACTCGTCCGTCTGGAGGGCGTCTCCGTCTCGGTCATCATGGGCGAGGCCGACGGCGCGATTCACCTCTCGGGGCGCTCCCGTGACGACCGGGTTCACATGGGTAAGGCCCTCCAGCGGGCGACGGGAGAGCTTTCGGATGCCAGCGCGGGTGGTCACGCGCGGATGGGCGGCGGACGTATCGAACTCCCGCTGTCGGACAGCGAGTCCGGGGAGTCGGTCGACCTCGAATCGCGGCTCTTCGCGGCGATGAAAGGCGAGTTGTAA